TCAGATAATGTGTCACCAAAAGAACTCATGCTCTCAGTTGTATCCTCACATCTAGCTTCAACTTGCCCATTGTCACCAGATTTTGTACACTCAATTATATTAATTTCCATATCTTCACTTCCATCCGGTACCTTATATTGGTCATCATTTAGAGCTTCGTCATGAAAATTATAGTCCTCATAATTACTTATACATTGCACAAGTTTATCTTCTGGTACACTTCCATTATCTTTATTAGTGAATGCTTCATTAGACACTTTTGATTTCTCCAAGTCAGGCCCCATATTAATTTGCTACAATATAAATATACATTCACCTGCAGCAGAATAATTTCTCAGTGACAAGTTTAGTTATAATCAACATGACTGTATAAACTGAAACTTCCACAACAAAGCAACTGAAGACATTCAACATAACATAATTTGCTActaataaataaatactaaaagaaATCTTTCGAAAAAAAAAAGACTCTTAAAAAGCAAGATAAGCTCAAATTAACAGAGACCTCCACCAAAAGTCCATAATTTGCTAATTATATGATAATATTTATACaatcaaagaaaaacaaaaacaaaaaagtAAACACCTTAGAAACACCAGAGATTCAAAGTATCGCTGACGACATTCACAGGAGGATGAGAGAACTGAGATATGGGAGAGAGACCCAGTGATATTGTGTTGGTCTGTCACTTGGGCAGTTCAAGCCAGGACCGAATCGATTTACATCTGAGATTCAATGTCTTCGGTCATCATGTTGTCGCCGTTGCGAAGAATCATTGAACGATGATTGGGAAAAGGAAAAGCTTGATTAGGAAGGAGGGAAGGGGGATTTGGGAGTTTAGGAGAAGTGCAAAAACGTGTTTCTGGCTTTCTGCAGATGGAGAGATGCGTCTTCTCCTTTTAATTTCCCTAAACAACGGTACCGTATTAATAGAACCTGATTTTGCCTGGTCTGTCCGATTCATATCATATCGTTTGCATAGTCAATCCGGTTTTGACCGATTTTCAGGTAAGTCAACAAATGATATTAAATCAGACCAGATTACTATCCCATTTCTTATTCAATCAGTCGAACCGGATTCGTGAGTTCAGCAGAAATCTGAAAGGcagctcaaaaaaaaaaaaaaaaaaaaaatctcaatctGAGTTTCTATCCAGCATccatgtctatctcaattaattaatttaaataattttaaaaattataaataataataataataataataaattattaaatatgtaATACTCAGACCTCCTATTCAAAACTGTGTTGTGAATTTTTTTTtgcacataaattaaatttttttcaaaaaccgACCAAACTACGGTGAGAAACATCAATCCAACTCACCGAATTTTATTCTTTAAGAACTGATAATGGcaacataaatattttttttaatttatttttcaatacgCCTGCAATACAAAACACACGGATAAAAACATTTAAATTACGTTCAGGAAGACGtcgtaaaatattaatataattaaatatttattacttAAAAGGACTTGAAAAGCAATACAAACGATATAGAAAAAATGGAATACCCCAAacatgatggcagcatgtgttgCTGGAAATTGAAGACGCAAACCCCGACGCGTAGTGGGAAGTGAAGAAAACATACACCCCCGTCTGCATCAATGCTCTAACGCCTACAATGGGCAAGGACCGAACTGTAGTTTGCAGGTTGAACTTTACTGCAATTTAGAGTGCGTTTGGCTACAAGACTGGTATAACTGAATGAAAATCCATCGCCAATGGTTCTGAAAACTGGATAGAAATTTTACCACAATTGCAGGCACTAAAAACAAAAGTCTGAATATATCTAATAGAACGAAGACATGCTTAGAAACGAGACATAAATAAGGCACAACAGCACCAAAATACTCGCCTTCTGTCAAGCTCTCTGAAAAGACCAAactcaagatttttttttttaattgtaaaaagGATTTTCACAAAAGGAATGAATCACATTCTCTATAAATCAATTTTCCTCTACAAATTATGTAAAATCAAAGCAGCAAAACCTTAATATGCATTATTTTCAACATCAAATGTACACACTATGTATAGAACTCAAATCAAAAACTCAATTGGCACTGAATGGTTGGTCTAAAAACAAATCAGCTCCTAGCATTACCATGTCGTTGGTTTCTGAAGTATTGAAGTAATGCCTGAGCCTGCAAGCAACCAAAAATGCATTATTATTACCCCATCAAGGGGAAGAGAAGAAAAACCCTGAATATGGAAAACAATAATCAGAAAGTATACCTTTTCTTTAGCTCTTGGGGTGCCAGACTGTGATAAAGCCACTAATGGTGGTACAGCACCTTCTTGAAGCACCATGTTGCAAAACCTACTACTGTTCGTGCAAAGCTGCAAAAGTGCAGCAGCTGCATTTTCCTTCCCTCTTGCAGAACCCAACTCAACAACCTCAACCAGAACAGGGATCCCACCCTCTTGACCAATTGCAGTCCTTCCCTCAGCAATTGTTGCAAGATTAGCCAAAACAGCAACTGCCTTGTCAACCATCCCAGCTGCTGGGTCCATCAACTCGACAAGGTGCTTAACAGCACCAGCTTGCACAATCCGGGCTTTGTTTTCATGAAATATTGACAAATTAAACAAAGCTGTGGCTGCATCCTTCTTTCCCCTGGGAGTTCCATTCCCCAACAAATCAACCAGAGGTCTAACAGCCCCAGACCGTCCTATCCTGACCTTGTTATCCTCAATCACTGATAGGCTAAAGAGAGTAGCAGCTGAATTCTCCTTGGCCTCTGGACTTCCTGTGTCTAGTACATGAATCAGAGGTTCAATAGCATCTGCATTAGCAATTGCTGTTTTGTTGTTATCATTAATTGACAAGTTAAGGAGTGCTGTGACAGCATTTTCCTGAATCATTATGTCAGTTGATCGAAGAAAGTTAACTAACAAGTTAATGGCCCCACAGCTTGCTATAACAATCCTATTGTCCATGTTGTGTTTGGCAAGTAGCCTGAGGTCAGCTGTTGCCTCTCTTTGAGTATCAACTGAATCACATTTCAAGTCCTCAATCAGCTTTCGAACTTTGGTTTCAACACCAGAAAGATCAGCCCTCGTTTCCATAGCAGGAGAAGAAACTATCCTTGGAACAAGCCTATCTGACGGCCGCCGCCAGAAAGTTTGACTTCGAGACCGTGTCTCAACCAAACGGAGTGGGAACTCAGGTTCTCTGTGAGGGGCGTTCAAAGTAGTAGAAGCCTGTGGCTCTGCTTTTACCTCCCCTGAAGTATCACTGCTATAGGAAGTAAGATGGTTTGACATCTCTGAACACTCATTAGCATCTGCATGAACTCCTTGAGAAAAATTTGCATTAGCAACACTGGAGGCTGAGGCATTTCTACTGTGGCTCTGAGTCATATGTTCATCAGCTCTAACACCATTCGGAACTTCCTTTCTAGGAGGTGATACAGGGTGGTTGACAACTGAATCCATGCTCCTTTCATCCAAGTTAGCAG
This sequence is a window from Hevea brasiliensis isolate MT/VB/25A 57/8 chromosome 10, ASM3005281v1, whole genome shotgun sequence. Protein-coding genes within it:
- the LOC110631723 gene encoding U-box domain-containing protein 4, with the translated sequence MEISVLKALLNNISSFLCLSTIENLSSDLVQKYCQKAEEILKLLKPILDAVVDSEIASDEVLNKAFHELGQSVDELRELFENWQPLSSKVYFVLQTESLISKIRTLGLDMFQLLKSSHEHFPDELSSSSLEYCTQKIKQMGYEQTSSVVREAIRDQVESGEPSSEILVKIVECLSLRSNQDVLIEAVALEKLKENAEQAENTREAELFDQMISLVTRMHERLVLIKQSQTSSPVPIPADFCCPLSLELMTDPVIVASGQTYERAFIKNWIEHGLTVCPKTRQTLAHTNLIPNYTVKALIANWCESNNVKLPDPVKSVGFNQPSPLLVHAESGGMPRDSHVFPQSRGNQPMSPESTRSTGSPGRNWISSSRIHQEGSSPLHPCSTSEGSLSGIVGNELGMDMMRISRMSSEERSANLDERSMDSVVNHPVSPPRKEVPNGVRADEHMTQSHSRNASASSVANANFSQGVHADANECSEMSNHLTSYSSDTSGEVKAEPQASTTLNAPHREPEFPLRLVETRSRSQTFWRRPSDRLVPRIVSSPAMETRADLSGVETKVRKLIEDLKCDSVDTQREATADLRLLAKHNMDNRIVIASCGAINLLVNFLRSTDIMIQENAVTALLNLSINDNNKTAIANADAIEPLIHVLDTGSPEAKENSAATLFSLSVIEDNKVRIGRSGAVRPLVDLLGNGTPRGKKDAATALFNLSIFHENKARIVQAGAVKHLVELMDPAAGMVDKAVAVLANLATIAEGRTAIGQEGGIPVLVEVVELGSARGKENAAAALLQLCTNSSRFCNMVLQEGAVPPLVALSQSGTPRAKEKAQALLQYFRNQRHGNARS